From a region of the Mercurialis annua linkage group LG1-X, ddMerAnnu1.2, whole genome shotgun sequence genome:
- the LOC126685655 gene encoding uncharacterized protein LOC126685655 isoform X1 codes for MDITKSRNFKSDCDTILSHLKRQDKLLILKRRWLMGLPLSKSENKKLFRYKSLPESLLREDDIFFDDVKKHVEEAFGVSGEIEDRIIQENKRLFGRSDLRGILLSCLDALTNKGLFFLAVFLRRGSINFEKTRPKLKKVIKELIPRYAGVQNQEVQIEVMTKLAQLFKDPQNVRDNCLMDMFPSFHYHHDSAIKIMNRLGELPSETLLVMRRKLRGDPARTHLRQIKYQCTRQKLIYKVREKIRKMLSELVRKDELQAPLAKALDVAGWSLKLTPGYSNSAVSDFYQVSSEIKTLQNEIVKAICLLKYKTKVKMGELKTLLILLDPTADVPNAYLRTTIKKILTEYLFDCSDLDKIPKSLLDALAIINGKSQSMLIGCFLKDEIEEEVECVLNLSAQMKQVVWDLFPDCDFAEGFTDAYMEDLEESDDNYDCCDTDDFVASGEDDDGLQLMPINIFSTSRSHSVDSGSIEESCGDYVPVDSNPSVTNFEGNHEEKSNVEERSNVNATQFEVDHMRKFGNLSINVNCFSSHFSLSERLDNNSVEENEITNSYLGVQEVCDETAMIAYKLIGSMMDKFAQEEGLNMKSTDRIYLRGHVPTQENPEERQTTTEENFAGSVIIQAVEKLMPALSKSGMEKLKELVGIL; via the exons ATGGACATTACTAAATCACGCAATTTTAAATCTGATTGCGACACAATTCTCTCACATCTTAAGCGCCAAGATAAGCTTCTTATACTCAAAAGAAG ATGGTTAATGGGACTTCCCCTGTCTAAATCTGAAAACAAGAAGCTTTTTCGATATAA GTCATTGCCGGAATCTTTGCTTAGGGAAGATGAT ATATTTTTTGACGACGTAAAAAAGCACGTTGAAGAAGCTTTTGGAGTAAGTGGTGAAATAGAGGATAGAATCATCCAAGAGAATAAACGATTGTTTGGTAGATCTGATTTGAGAGGAATCCTTCTATCTTGCCTTGATGCTTTGACAAACAAAGGACTCTTTTTTCTTGCCGTGTTTTTAAGAAGGGGCTCTATCAACTTTGAGAAAACTCGCCCTAAGTTGAAGAAGGTGATTAAAGAACTGATTCCGAGGTATGCTGGGGTTCAAAATCAGGAAGTTCAAATAGAAGTTATGACAAAGCTAGCTCAACTCTTCAAGGACCCGCAAAATGTACGAGACAATTGTTTGATGGACATGTTTCCCTCATTTCACTATCATCATGACTCTGCTATTAAAATAATGAATAGACTAGGGGAGTTGCCTTCAGAAACGCTGCTTGTTATGCGCAGAAAACTTAGAGGTGACCCAGCTCGCACTCATCTACGACAAATCAAATACCAATGTACGCGACAGAAGCTGATTTATAAAGTAAGGGAAAAAATCCGGAAAATGCTTTCAGAACTCGTTAGAAAGGATGAATTGCAAGCACCATTAGCCAAAGCACTTGATGTAGCAGGTTGGTCACTAAAATTAACGCCAGGCTATTCAAATTCTGCAGTGTCAGACTTTTACCAGGTCTCCTCGGAGATAAAAACTTTGCAGAATGAGATAGTAAAAGCTATATGTTTACTCAAGTATAAAACAAAAGTCAAAATGGGAGAGCTGAAAACCTTGCTGATTCTTTTAGACCCAACTGCTGATGTGCCAAATGCATATCTAAGAACAACAATAAAGAAAATATTAACCGAATACCTTTTTGACTGCAGTGATTTGGATAAGATTCCCAAATCCTTGTTAGATGCTCTTGCTATAATAAATGGGAAGTCTCAAAGTATGCTGATAGGATGTTTCCTGAAGGATGAAATTGAAGAGGAGGTGGAATGCGTATTAAATTTAAGTGCTCAAATGAAGCAAGTTGTATGGGATTTGTTTCCTGATTGTGACTTTGCTGAGGGTTTCACTGATGCGTATATGGAAGATTTAGAAGAAAGCGATGATAATTATGATTGCTGCGACACAGATGATTTTGTTGCTTCTGGTGAGGATGATGATGGTCTTCAACTGATGCCCATAAACATTTTTAGTACTAGTCGAAGTCATTCTGTTGATTCGGGCAGCATAGAAGAGAGTTGTGGTGATTATGTACCAGTTGATTCAAATCCATCAGTTACTAATTTTGAGGGGAATCATGAGGAAAAAAGCAATGTTGAAGAGAGGTCTAATGTGAATGCGACTCAGTTCGAAGTAGACCACATGAgaaaatttggaaatttaagcaTCAATGTAAACTGTTTTTCTTCCCATTTTTCCCTCTCAGAAAGGTTAGATAACAATTCTGTTGAGGAAAATGAAATTACTAACTCATATCTCGGCGTCCAAGAAGTTTGCGATGAGACTGCAATGATTGCCTACAAACTCATTGGTTCTATGATGGATAAATTCGCACAAGAAGAAGGCTTGAATATGAAATCGACAGATAGGATATATCTCAGAGGACATGTCCCTACTCAAGAAAATCCAG AAGAAAGGCAAACTACTACTGAAGAAAATTTTGCTGGTTCTGTTATTATTCAAGCTGTTGAAAAGCTAATGCCGGCCCTGTCAAAGAG TGGAATGGAAAAACTGAAGGAGCTAGTTGGCATCCTTTGA
- the LOC126685629 gene encoding protein NLP8-like isoform X1 — MENPFSSREKGVNYRAPSRAQVDGTTLSDSGTSTRNLISEDVLNQFSELMNFDTYAGWCNSSSAADQMFANYGFSPFQSTAYAILDGLNVAEQNLTCPVGEFTLNAAGTSYSFGEKMGIPPTNPQFVYQSDSMDADDSGTKQSNGSQGHSDIPDTVNCTLQKPVGLSLDEKMLRALSLLKEFAGGGILAQVWVPTKRGDQYIMTTYEQPYLLDQSLAGYREVSRTFTFSAEAKPGLPLGLPGRVFVSKVPEWTSNIVYYSSSEYLRVKHAVHHKVQGSIALPIFEPTEMSCCAVLELVTVKEKPDFDSEMECVCLALQAVNLRSIASPRLLPQILYLSQSLSRNQRVVLAEITDVLRAVCHAHTLPLALTWIPCNYSEEDVDEVVKVRVRDFNSTGKSVLCISAQACYVKDREMEGFVHACAEHYIEEGQGIAGKALQSNHPFFFPDVKAYDITEYPLVHHARKYGLNAAVAIRLRSIYTGGDDYILEFFLPVNIKGSSEQQLLLNNLSGTMQKICKSLRTVSDAELSGQESCEVEFQKGEVPNFSPMSVSISSQTTLSEANLDTTDKKTLDISNSINDGLEPDGSHEQVMNVSRRPMDKKKSTAEKNVSLSVLQQYFSGSLKDAAKSIGVCPTTLKRICRQHGITRWPSRKINKVNRSLKKIQTVLDSVEGVEGGLKYDPLTRGFVAAGSIIQEFDPQKSFLLSDKNLMSRNSESANKDVVSVPPAPSVDGNNSTVKVEEDDCCIEDTFEALLMKPRIPIIAFSEDSKSVATDAGVFHKSSIDSGSWACPRNVSKFAKGDQWGLNKDSLELDNSDFLFAPRISSSLAAAAEELDTKMVDDGIVEHNQPTCSSMTDSSNGSGSLMHGSISSSPSFEEGKHSKAKTSNDETGSKMTIKATYKDDTIRFKFEPSAGCFQLYEEVAKRFKLQNGLFQLKYLDDEEEWVMLVSDSDLQECVEILDYVGKRTVKFLVRDTPFTMGSSSSSNCFL; from the exons ATGGAAAATCCCTTCTCGTCTCGAGAAAAGGGGGTTAACTATCGGGCTCCGTCGAGAGCACAGGTGGATGGTACGACTTTATCTGATAGTGGTACTAGTACGAGGAATTTGATTTCGGAGGATGTGTTGAATCAATTTTCGGAGCTTATGAATTTTGATACGTATGCTGGTTGGTGTAACAGCTCGTCGGCGGCAGACCAGATGTTTGCCAATTACGGATTCTCCCCTTTCCAGTCTACAGCCTATGCAATTCTTGATGGTTTAAATGTTGCAGAACAGAATCTGACCTGTCCTGTTGGCGAATTTACGTTAAATGCAGCTGGGACTTCTTACAGTTTCGGAGAAAAAATGGGAATTCCGCCAACGAATCCCCAATTTGTTTATCAGTCTGATTCGATGGATGCTGATGACTCGGGTACAAAGCAAAGTAATGGTTCTCAGGGACACAGCGATATCCCTGATACGGTGAATTGTACGCTCCAGAAACCAGTTGGATTGTCACTTGATGAAAAGATGCTAAGAGCACTATCCCTGTTGAAAGAATTCGCTGGCGGGGGCATTTTGGCGCAAGTTTGGGTCCCAACGAAACGTGGAGATCAGTATATCATGACGACATATGAGCAACCTTATCTGCTAGACCAAAGTCTAGCAGGGTATCGGGAAGTGTCGAGGACATTTACCTTCTCTGCGGAGGCTAAGCCTGGACTTCCCCTTGGGCTTCCTGGTCGTGTGTTCGTTTCTAAAGTTCCTGAGTGGACTTCGAATATAGTTTATTATAGTAGCTCTGAGTATTTACGGGTAAAACATGCAGTCCATCATAAGGTACAAGGTTCTATTGCCCTGCCCATCTTTGAACCTACTGAGATGTCTTGTTGTGCTGTACTGGAGCTTGTCACAGTTAAGGAGAAGCCTGATTTTGATTCAGAGATGGAGTGTGTTTGTCTTGCTCTCCAG GCTGTAAATTTAAGAAGCATTGCATCTCCTCGACTTCTTCCTCAG ATCTTGTATTTGTCGCAGAGCCTCTCGAGGAATCAGAGAGTTGTCTTAGCTGAAATAACTGATGTGCTACGAGCTGTATGTCATGCCCATACTTTGCCACTCGCTCTAACATGGATTCCTTGCAATTATTCGGAGGAAGATGTTGATGAAGTTGTTAAAGTACGTGTCAGAGATTTTAATTCAACCGGTAAATCTGTTCTCTGCATCTCGGCTCAAGCTTGCTATGTCAAGGATAGAGAGATGGAAGGTTTTGTGCATGCATGCGCGGAACACTATATTGAGGAAGGACAAGGTATAGCTGGAAAGGCACTTCAATCAAATCACCCTTTCTTTTTCCCTGATGTGAAAGCATATGATATAACTGAATATCCACTTGTTCATCATGCACGGAAATATGGCCTGAATGCTGCGGTTGCAATCAGGCTTCGAAGCATCTATACTGGTGGTGACGATTATATTCTAGAGTTCTTTCTCCCTGTCAATATAAAAGGTAGCTCGGAACAGCAACTCTTGTTGAACAATCTCTCAGGTACCATGCAGAAAATATGTAAGAGTTTGAGAACAGTTTCAGATGCCGAGTTGTCAGGACAAGAAAGTTGTGAAGTTGAGTTTCAGAAGGGAGAAGTGCCAAACTTTTCTCCAATGTCGGTTTCAATAAGTTCGCAAACCACATTATCTGAAGCTAACTTGGATACGACTGACAAGAAAACTCTCGATATATCAAATTCCATAAATGATGGACTGGAACCAGATGGTTCTCATGAACAG GTGATGAATGTATCAAGAAGACCAATGGATAAGAAAAAGAGTACGGCAGAGAAAAATGTGAGCTTGAGTGTTCTTCAGCAATACTTTTCTGGAAGTCTCAAGGATGCTGCTAAAAGCATTGGAG TTTGTCCAACAACTCTTAAAAGGATATGCAGACAACATGGCATTACCAGATGGCCATCCCGAAAGATAAATAAGGTGAATCGCtcgttaaaaaaaatacagactGTACTTGACTCGGTTGAGGGAGTGGAAGGAGGTCTAAAATATGATCCTCTTACTAGAGGGTTTGTGGCAGCGGGTTCTATCATCCAAGAATTTGATCCTCAAAAGAGCTTTCTTTTATCCGACAAAAACCTTATGTCGAGAAATTCTGAATCTGCCAACAAAGATGTGGTTTCTGTACCTCCAGCTCCTTCCGTTGATGGGAATAATTCTACAGTTAAAGTTGAAGAGGATGATTGCTGTATAGAAGATACATTCGAGGCATTGCTAATGAAACCCAGAATTCCGATTATTGCTTTCAGTGAGGATTCCAAGTCAGTTGCCACAGATGCTGGAGTATTTCATAAGTCGAGCATTGACTCGGGATCTTGGGCTTGTCCTAGGAATGTCTCTAAATTTGCAAAAGGCGATCAGTGGGGCCTGAACAAGGATAGCTTGGAATTAGACAATTCAGATTTCCTGTTTGCGCCTAGAATATCTAGCTCCTTGGCTGCTGCTGCTGAGGAGCTGGATACCAAAATGGTTGATGATGGAATTGTAGAACATAACCAACCTACTTGCTCGAGCATGACCGACTCTTCCAACGGCTCTGGCTCGTTGATGCACGGAAGTATATCGAGCTCACCGAGCTTCGAGGAAGGAAAGCATTCAAAAGCAAAAACAAGCAACGATGAAACCGGATCAAAAATGACCATAAAAGCCACATATAAAGACGACACAATTAGATTCAAGTTTGAACCATCGGCTGGGTGTTTCCAATTGTACGAAGAAGTTGCGAAAAGGTTCAAATTGCAAAATGGATTATTCCAACTCAAGTATCTTGACGATGAAGAGGAGTGGGTGATGCTAGTGAGCGACTCCGACTTGCAGGAATGTGTTGAGATATTAGATTACGTTGGAAAACGTACTGTGAAGTTCCTTGTCCGCGATACGCCTTTTACTATGGGTAGTTCGAGCAGCAGCAATTGCTTTTTATGA
- the LOC126685655 gene encoding uncharacterized protein LOC126685655 isoform X2, translating to MDITKSRNFKSDCDTILSHLKRQDKLLILKRRWLMGLPLSKSENKKLFRYKSLPESLLREDDIFFDDVKKHVEEAFGVSGEIEDRIIQENKRLFGRSDLRGILLSCLDALTNKGLFFLAVFLRRGSINFEKTRPKLKKVIKELIPRYAGVQNQEVQIEVMTKLAQLFKDPQNVRDNCLMDMFPSFHYHHDSAIKIMNRLGELPSETLLVMRRKLRGDPARTHLRQIKYQCTRQKLIYKVREKIRKMLSELVRKDELQAPLAKALDVAGWSLKLTPGYSNSAVSDFYQVSSEIKTLQNEIVKAICLLKYKTKVKMGELKTLLILLDPTADVPNAYLRTTIKKILTEYLFDCSDLDKIPKSLLDALAIINGKSQSMLIGCFLKDEIEEEVECVLNLSAQMKQVVWDLFPDCDFAEGFTDAYMEDLEESDDNYDCCDTDDFVASGEDDDGLQLMPINIFSTSRSHSVDSGSIEESCGDYVPVDSNPSVTNFEGNHEEKSNVEERSNVNATQFEVDHMRKFGNLSINVNCFSSHFSLSERLDNNSVEENEITNSYLGVQEVCDETAMIAYKLIGSMMDKFAQEEGLNMKSTDRIYLRGHVPTQENPGKLLLKKILLVLLLFKLLKS from the exons ATGGACATTACTAAATCACGCAATTTTAAATCTGATTGCGACACAATTCTCTCACATCTTAAGCGCCAAGATAAGCTTCTTATACTCAAAAGAAG ATGGTTAATGGGACTTCCCCTGTCTAAATCTGAAAACAAGAAGCTTTTTCGATATAA GTCATTGCCGGAATCTTTGCTTAGGGAAGATGAT ATATTTTTTGACGACGTAAAAAAGCACGTTGAAGAAGCTTTTGGAGTAAGTGGTGAAATAGAGGATAGAATCATCCAAGAGAATAAACGATTGTTTGGTAGATCTGATTTGAGAGGAATCCTTCTATCTTGCCTTGATGCTTTGACAAACAAAGGACTCTTTTTTCTTGCCGTGTTTTTAAGAAGGGGCTCTATCAACTTTGAGAAAACTCGCCCTAAGTTGAAGAAGGTGATTAAAGAACTGATTCCGAGGTATGCTGGGGTTCAAAATCAGGAAGTTCAAATAGAAGTTATGACAAAGCTAGCTCAACTCTTCAAGGACCCGCAAAATGTACGAGACAATTGTTTGATGGACATGTTTCCCTCATTTCACTATCATCATGACTCTGCTATTAAAATAATGAATAGACTAGGGGAGTTGCCTTCAGAAACGCTGCTTGTTATGCGCAGAAAACTTAGAGGTGACCCAGCTCGCACTCATCTACGACAAATCAAATACCAATGTACGCGACAGAAGCTGATTTATAAAGTAAGGGAAAAAATCCGGAAAATGCTTTCAGAACTCGTTAGAAAGGATGAATTGCAAGCACCATTAGCCAAAGCACTTGATGTAGCAGGTTGGTCACTAAAATTAACGCCAGGCTATTCAAATTCTGCAGTGTCAGACTTTTACCAGGTCTCCTCGGAGATAAAAACTTTGCAGAATGAGATAGTAAAAGCTATATGTTTACTCAAGTATAAAACAAAAGTCAAAATGGGAGAGCTGAAAACCTTGCTGATTCTTTTAGACCCAACTGCTGATGTGCCAAATGCATATCTAAGAACAACAATAAAGAAAATATTAACCGAATACCTTTTTGACTGCAGTGATTTGGATAAGATTCCCAAATCCTTGTTAGATGCTCTTGCTATAATAAATGGGAAGTCTCAAAGTATGCTGATAGGATGTTTCCTGAAGGATGAAATTGAAGAGGAGGTGGAATGCGTATTAAATTTAAGTGCTCAAATGAAGCAAGTTGTATGGGATTTGTTTCCTGATTGTGACTTTGCTGAGGGTTTCACTGATGCGTATATGGAAGATTTAGAAGAAAGCGATGATAATTATGATTGCTGCGACACAGATGATTTTGTTGCTTCTGGTGAGGATGATGATGGTCTTCAACTGATGCCCATAAACATTTTTAGTACTAGTCGAAGTCATTCTGTTGATTCGGGCAGCATAGAAGAGAGTTGTGGTGATTATGTACCAGTTGATTCAAATCCATCAGTTACTAATTTTGAGGGGAATCATGAGGAAAAAAGCAATGTTGAAGAGAGGTCTAATGTGAATGCGACTCAGTTCGAAGTAGACCACATGAgaaaatttggaaatttaagcaTCAATGTAAACTGTTTTTCTTCCCATTTTTCCCTCTCAGAAAGGTTAGATAACAATTCTGTTGAGGAAAATGAAATTACTAACTCATATCTCGGCGTCCAAGAAGTTTGCGATGAGACTGCAATGATTGCCTACAAACTCATTGGTTCTATGATGGATAAATTCGCACAAGAAGAAGGCTTGAATATGAAATCGACAGATAGGATATATCTCAGAGGACATGTCCCTACTCAAGAAAATCCAG GCAAACTACTACTGAAGAAAATTTTGCTGGTTCTGTTATTATTCAAGCTGTTGAAAAGCTAA
- the LOC126685629 gene encoding protein NLP8-like isoform X2, protein MENPFSSREKGVNYRAPSRAQVDGTTLSDSGTSTRNLISEDVLNQFSELMNFDTYAGWCNSSSAADQMFANYGFSPFQSTAYAILDGLNVAEQNLTCPVGEFTLNAAGTSYSFGEKMGIPPTNPQFVYQSDSMDADDSGTKQSNGSQGHSDIPDTVNCTLQKPVGLSLDEKMLRALSLLKEFAGGGILAQVWVPTKRGDQYIMTTYEQPYLLDQSLAGYREVSRTFTFSAEAKPGLPLGLPGRVFVSKVPEWTSNIVYYSSSEYLRVKHAVHHKVQGSIALPIFEPTEMSCCAVLELVTVKEKPDFDSEMECVCLALQAVNLRSIASPRLLPQSLSRNQRVVLAEITDVLRAVCHAHTLPLALTWIPCNYSEEDVDEVVKVRVRDFNSTGKSVLCISAQACYVKDREMEGFVHACAEHYIEEGQGIAGKALQSNHPFFFPDVKAYDITEYPLVHHARKYGLNAAVAIRLRSIYTGGDDYILEFFLPVNIKGSSEQQLLLNNLSGTMQKICKSLRTVSDAELSGQESCEVEFQKGEVPNFSPMSVSISSQTTLSEANLDTTDKKTLDISNSINDGLEPDGSHEQVMNVSRRPMDKKKSTAEKNVSLSVLQQYFSGSLKDAAKSIGVCPTTLKRICRQHGITRWPSRKINKVNRSLKKIQTVLDSVEGVEGGLKYDPLTRGFVAAGSIIQEFDPQKSFLLSDKNLMSRNSESANKDVVSVPPAPSVDGNNSTVKVEEDDCCIEDTFEALLMKPRIPIIAFSEDSKSVATDAGVFHKSSIDSGSWACPRNVSKFAKGDQWGLNKDSLELDNSDFLFAPRISSSLAAAAEELDTKMVDDGIVEHNQPTCSSMTDSSNGSGSLMHGSISSSPSFEEGKHSKAKTSNDETGSKMTIKATYKDDTIRFKFEPSAGCFQLYEEVAKRFKLQNGLFQLKYLDDEEEWVMLVSDSDLQECVEILDYVGKRTVKFLVRDTPFTMGSSSSSNCFL, encoded by the exons ATGGAAAATCCCTTCTCGTCTCGAGAAAAGGGGGTTAACTATCGGGCTCCGTCGAGAGCACAGGTGGATGGTACGACTTTATCTGATAGTGGTACTAGTACGAGGAATTTGATTTCGGAGGATGTGTTGAATCAATTTTCGGAGCTTATGAATTTTGATACGTATGCTGGTTGGTGTAACAGCTCGTCGGCGGCAGACCAGATGTTTGCCAATTACGGATTCTCCCCTTTCCAGTCTACAGCCTATGCAATTCTTGATGGTTTAAATGTTGCAGAACAGAATCTGACCTGTCCTGTTGGCGAATTTACGTTAAATGCAGCTGGGACTTCTTACAGTTTCGGAGAAAAAATGGGAATTCCGCCAACGAATCCCCAATTTGTTTATCAGTCTGATTCGATGGATGCTGATGACTCGGGTACAAAGCAAAGTAATGGTTCTCAGGGACACAGCGATATCCCTGATACGGTGAATTGTACGCTCCAGAAACCAGTTGGATTGTCACTTGATGAAAAGATGCTAAGAGCACTATCCCTGTTGAAAGAATTCGCTGGCGGGGGCATTTTGGCGCAAGTTTGGGTCCCAACGAAACGTGGAGATCAGTATATCATGACGACATATGAGCAACCTTATCTGCTAGACCAAAGTCTAGCAGGGTATCGGGAAGTGTCGAGGACATTTACCTTCTCTGCGGAGGCTAAGCCTGGACTTCCCCTTGGGCTTCCTGGTCGTGTGTTCGTTTCTAAAGTTCCTGAGTGGACTTCGAATATAGTTTATTATAGTAGCTCTGAGTATTTACGGGTAAAACATGCAGTCCATCATAAGGTACAAGGTTCTATTGCCCTGCCCATCTTTGAACCTACTGAGATGTCTTGTTGTGCTGTACTGGAGCTTGTCACAGTTAAGGAGAAGCCTGATTTTGATTCAGAGATGGAGTGTGTTTGTCTTGCTCTCCAG GCTGTAAATTTAAGAAGCATTGCATCTCCTCGACTTCTTCCTCAG AGCCTCTCGAGGAATCAGAGAGTTGTCTTAGCTGAAATAACTGATGTGCTACGAGCTGTATGTCATGCCCATACTTTGCCACTCGCTCTAACATGGATTCCTTGCAATTATTCGGAGGAAGATGTTGATGAAGTTGTTAAAGTACGTGTCAGAGATTTTAATTCAACCGGTAAATCTGTTCTCTGCATCTCGGCTCAAGCTTGCTATGTCAAGGATAGAGAGATGGAAGGTTTTGTGCATGCATGCGCGGAACACTATATTGAGGAAGGACAAGGTATAGCTGGAAAGGCACTTCAATCAAATCACCCTTTCTTTTTCCCTGATGTGAAAGCATATGATATAACTGAATATCCACTTGTTCATCATGCACGGAAATATGGCCTGAATGCTGCGGTTGCAATCAGGCTTCGAAGCATCTATACTGGTGGTGACGATTATATTCTAGAGTTCTTTCTCCCTGTCAATATAAAAGGTAGCTCGGAACAGCAACTCTTGTTGAACAATCTCTCAGGTACCATGCAGAAAATATGTAAGAGTTTGAGAACAGTTTCAGATGCCGAGTTGTCAGGACAAGAAAGTTGTGAAGTTGAGTTTCAGAAGGGAGAAGTGCCAAACTTTTCTCCAATGTCGGTTTCAATAAGTTCGCAAACCACATTATCTGAAGCTAACTTGGATACGACTGACAAGAAAACTCTCGATATATCAAATTCCATAAATGATGGACTGGAACCAGATGGTTCTCATGAACAG GTGATGAATGTATCAAGAAGACCAATGGATAAGAAAAAGAGTACGGCAGAGAAAAATGTGAGCTTGAGTGTTCTTCAGCAATACTTTTCTGGAAGTCTCAAGGATGCTGCTAAAAGCATTGGAG TTTGTCCAACAACTCTTAAAAGGATATGCAGACAACATGGCATTACCAGATGGCCATCCCGAAAGATAAATAAGGTGAATCGCtcgttaaaaaaaatacagactGTACTTGACTCGGTTGAGGGAGTGGAAGGAGGTCTAAAATATGATCCTCTTACTAGAGGGTTTGTGGCAGCGGGTTCTATCATCCAAGAATTTGATCCTCAAAAGAGCTTTCTTTTATCCGACAAAAACCTTATGTCGAGAAATTCTGAATCTGCCAACAAAGATGTGGTTTCTGTACCTCCAGCTCCTTCCGTTGATGGGAATAATTCTACAGTTAAAGTTGAAGAGGATGATTGCTGTATAGAAGATACATTCGAGGCATTGCTAATGAAACCCAGAATTCCGATTATTGCTTTCAGTGAGGATTCCAAGTCAGTTGCCACAGATGCTGGAGTATTTCATAAGTCGAGCATTGACTCGGGATCTTGGGCTTGTCCTAGGAATGTCTCTAAATTTGCAAAAGGCGATCAGTGGGGCCTGAACAAGGATAGCTTGGAATTAGACAATTCAGATTTCCTGTTTGCGCCTAGAATATCTAGCTCCTTGGCTGCTGCTGCTGAGGAGCTGGATACCAAAATGGTTGATGATGGAATTGTAGAACATAACCAACCTACTTGCTCGAGCATGACCGACTCTTCCAACGGCTCTGGCTCGTTGATGCACGGAAGTATATCGAGCTCACCGAGCTTCGAGGAAGGAAAGCATTCAAAAGCAAAAACAAGCAACGATGAAACCGGATCAAAAATGACCATAAAAGCCACATATAAAGACGACACAATTAGATTCAAGTTTGAACCATCGGCTGGGTGTTTCCAATTGTACGAAGAAGTTGCGAAAAGGTTCAAATTGCAAAATGGATTATTCCAACTCAAGTATCTTGACGATGAAGAGGAGTGGGTGATGCTAGTGAGCGACTCCGACTTGCAGGAATGTGTTGAGATATTAGATTACGTTGGAAAACGTACTGTGAAGTTCCTTGTCCGCGATACGCCTTTTACTATGGGTAGTTCGAGCAGCAGCAATTGCTTTTTATGA